From Oreochromis niloticus isolate F11D_XX linkage group LG14, O_niloticus_UMD_NMBU, whole genome shotgun sequence, one genomic window encodes:
- the galnt17 gene encoding polypeptide N-acetylgalactosaminyltransferase 17 isoform X2: protein MRSATVPHVLCFTGFFLIFHPLGFVLTVSEQLKGPLEEYVNKRYPGLVKIVRNQKREGLIRARIEGWKVATAEVTGFFDAHVEFTPSWAEPVLARIKENHKRIILPSIDNIKHDTFEVERYENSGHGYNWELWCMYINPPKEWWEEGDMSAPIRTPAMIGCSFVANRDYFGELGLLDSGMDVYGGENIELGIRVWLCGGSMEVLPCSRVAHIARMKKPYHSNIAFHTRRNALRVAEVWMDEYKSNVYLAWNIPMENHGIDYGDISQRVALRKSLQCKSFHWYLDNVYPEMRRYNDTLFYGEVRNSKASHLCMDQGVKENHTATLHPCHGWGPQLGRYTKEGQLFLGPLGSTGEDTRCVVDDQISNFPQLLNCEKVTNVKQKTWHFSQNESIINRATGRCLEVVPANVYFGHLLVLQPCSGQRWTIKNAMKQ, encoded by the exons ATGCGCTCTGCAACAGTCCCTCATGTTCTCTGCTTCACTggttttttcctcattttccaCCCCTTGGGCTTTGTTCTCACAGTATCAG AGCAACTGAAAGGTCCACTGGAGGAGTATGTGAACAAACGCTACCCCGGCCTGGTGAAGATTGTAAGGAACCAAAAGAGAGAGGGATTGATCAGGGCCAGGATCGAGGGTTGGAAGGTAGCCACTGCTGAGGTGACAGGATTTTTTGATGCCCATGTGGAGTTCACCCCATCATG GGCAGAACCAGTTCTGGCTAGAATAAAGGAAAACCACAAGAGGATTATCTTGCCGTCAATCGACAACATCAAGCACGATACCTTCGAGGTGGAGCGCTATGAGAACTCTGGCCATGGCTACAACTGGGAACTGTGGTGCATGTACATTAATCCACCCAAAGAGTGGTGGGAGGAGGGAGACATGTCTGCACCAATAAG GACACCTGCCATGATTGGATGCTCCTTTGTGGCCAATCGTGACTACTTTGGAGAGCTTGGTCTACTCGACTCAGGCATGGATGTCTACGGAGGGGAGAACATCGAACTAGGCATCAGG GTGTGGCTGTGTGGAGGCAGTATGGAGGTGCTGCCTTGCTCCAGAGTGGCTCATATTGCACGAATGAAGAAACCTTACCACAGTAACATAGCTTTTCACACACGGCGTAATGCCCTGCGTGTGGCAGAGGTCTGGATGGATGAGTACAAGTCCAATGTCTACCTGGCCTGGAACATCCCCATGGAG AACCACGGTATTGATTACGGAGACATATCACAGAGGGTTGCACTGAGGAAGAGTCTGCAGTGTAAGAGCTTTCACTGGTACCTAGACAACGTTTACCCAGAGATGAGGAGGTACAATGATACACTGTTCTACGGTGAG gTCCGCAATTCTAAAGCAAGCCACCTGTGTATGGATCAGGGTGTGAAGGAGAACCACACAGCCACCCTGCACCCATGCCATGGGTGGGGTCCTCAG TTAGGACGCTACACTAAAGAAGGTCAGCTGTTTCTGGGACCCCTAGGCAGCACTGGTGAGGACACTCGATGTGTGGTGGACGATCAGATCAGCAACTTTCCTCAGCTCCTCAACTGTGAAAAGGTGACCAACGTGAAACAGAAGACATGGCATTTCTCTCAG AACGAATCGATCATAAATCGGGCTACTGGACGCTGTCTGGAGGTGGTGCCGGCTAATGTTTACTTCGGTCACCTGCTGGTCCTGCAGCCCTGCTCGGGGCAGAGGTGGACCATCAAGAACGCTATGAAGCAGTGA